The DNA sequence CCGGGCGACCGGGTTCGGTCTGGAGGCGAAGAAGCCTTACACCGATGGTGTCATCACCGGTTGGGGCACGGTCGAGGGCCGTACGGTCTTCGTGTACGCGCACGATTTCCGGATCTTCGGCGGGGCGCTGGGCGAGGCCCACGCGACGAAGATCCACAAGATCATGGACATGGCCATCGCGGCCGGTGCCCCGCTGGTGTCCCTCAACGACGGTGCCGGCGCCCGTATCCAGGAGGGTGTCTCGGCGCTCGCCGGGTACGGCGGGATCTTCCAGCGCAATACGAAGGCTTCGGGTGTCATCCCGCAGATCTCGGTGATGCTGGGGCCGTGCGCGGGCGGCGCCGCCTACTCCCCGGCGTTGACGGACTTCGTGTTCATGGTCCGGGAGACCTCGCAGATGTTCATCACCGGTCCGGACGTGGTCCGTGCGGTGACCGGTGAGGAGATCACCCAGAACGGCCTCGGTGGCGCGGACGTGCACGCCGAGACCTCGGGCGTGGCGCACTTCGCGTACGACGACGAGGAGACCTGCATCTCCGAGGTCCGCTACCTCATCACGATGCTGCCCTCCAACAACCGCGAGAACCCCCCGGTCCACGAGACCGCGGACCCGGCCGACCGCCGCTCGGAGGTCCTGCTGGACCTGGTCCCCGCCGACGGGAACCGCCCGTACGACATGCTCAAGGTCATCGAGGAACTCGTCGACGAGGGCGACGTCCTGGAGATCCACGAGCGCTGGGCCCGCAACATCATCTGCGCGCTCGCGCGGATGGACGGCCAGGTCGTGGGCATCGTCGCCAACCAGCCCGGCCACCTCGCCGGTGTCCTGGACATCCACGCCTCGGAGAAGGCGGCGCGTTTCGTCCAGCTCTGCGACGCCTTCAACATCCCCATCATCACCCTGCTGGACGTGCCGGGCTTCTTGCCGGGTGTCGACCAGGAGCACGGCGGGATCATCCGCCACGGCGCGAAGCTGCTGTACGCGTACTGCAACGCGACCGTTCCGCGGATCTCGCTGATCCTGCGCAAGGCCTACGGCGGCGCGTACATCGTCATGGACTCCCAGTCCATCGGCGCCGACCTCACCTACGCCTGGCCCACCAACGAGATCGCGGTGATGGGCGCCGAGGGCGCGGCCAACGTCATCTTCCGCAAGCAGATCGCCGACGCCGAGGACCCCGAGGCGATGCGTGCGCGCATGGTCAAGGAGTACAAGGCCGAGCTGATGCACCCCTATTACGCGGCCGAGCGCGGCCTCGTCGACGACGTCATCGACCCCGCGGAAACCCGCGAGGTCCTCGTCGCGGCCCTCGCGATGCTCCGCAACAAGCACGCGGACCTGCCCTCGCGCAAGCACGGCAACCCGCCCCAGTAGACCCCGAAGGAGAACCGCCACCGATGAGCAACGTCACCGCAACCCTGCTGAAGGTCGAGAAGGGCAACGCCGAGCCCGAGGAGCTGGCCGCGATCACCGCGATCCTCCTCGCCCGCGCCGCGGCCACCCCCGAAGACACCACCACCGCGACCGCCCGCTCCCAGGCCGGCTGGCGCCGCCTGGAACGCACCCCCGGCTTCCGCGGCCCCCGCAGCTGGCAGGGCTAGTACGCGAAGACCCGCAGGCACCACGTGAAAGCCCCCCGCACTCCTCGGAGTGCGGGGGGCTTTC is a window from the Streptomyces sp. NBC_01244 genome containing:
- a CDS encoding acyl-CoA carboxylase subunit epsilon, whose amino-acid sequence is MSNVTATLLKVEKGNAEPEELAAITAILLARAAATPEDTTTATARSQAGWRRLERTPGFRGPRSWQG
- a CDS encoding acyl-CoA carboxylase subunit beta translates to MTVVDQIPSEPTDARGRVAELHDLREQARRGPSDRATEAQHAKGKLTARERIALLLDEGSFKEVEQLRRHRATGFGLEAKKPYTDGVITGWGTVEGRTVFVYAHDFRIFGGALGEAHATKIHKIMDMAIAAGAPLVSLNDGAGARIQEGVSALAGYGGIFQRNTKASGVIPQISVMLGPCAGGAAYSPALTDFVFMVRETSQMFITGPDVVRAVTGEEITQNGLGGADVHAETSGVAHFAYDDEETCISEVRYLITMLPSNNRENPPVHETADPADRRSEVLLDLVPADGNRPYDMLKVIEELVDEGDVLEIHERWARNIICALARMDGQVVGIVANQPGHLAGVLDIHASEKAARFVQLCDAFNIPIITLLDVPGFLPGVDQEHGGIIRHGAKLLYAYCNATVPRISLILRKAYGGAYIVMDSQSIGADLTYAWPTNEIAVMGAEGAANVIFRKQIADAEDPEAMRARMVKEYKAELMHPYYAAERGLVDDVIDPAETREVLVAALAMLRNKHADLPSRKHGNPPQ